TTTCTGGGGAACCAGAGGTCGCAAAAAAGAAGTGACTGCCTGCCAACCTTGTTATTTATGTGGTCAAGGCAGCTCCAGGAGACAGCTTTCTGAGGACCTAGTAGCATTCACATCAACCTGCAGAGGCACACTAAGCCGAGGTGCAAAAGAGCTGGGCGGGAGGTGACAACCCATGGCCAGATACCCCAAGTTTAACACGACTCACTCTAACTCTTCCCAGAGGGCAAACATCCCATGCTCCAGACAGGAGAATGCCGAGGCTCTAAACACACATCTGGGCTTGGCTGATGGTGCTGCAAGAGTGTGTTGGCTTTGCTCTCACTGACCATGCAAAGTGGGCAGCTCCTGTCCTTGTGTGGTTCAAAGGGCCAGGTCGTGGCCCCATCCTTGGCAGACAAGCAAGGTTGGAGGCATCTGCTGATCAACAACCCAGAGCTTACCTTCCAGAATGCCCCAAAACGTCCAACAGAATAATTTGCTGATGTTTCCTGATTCTCTAGGGAGTGATATTTGGGTCTTGTCTGGATTCCTCCCCATTCATGCCCCTCTTTGGACAGAGGCTCTTCTGATGGTGAGATCCAAGTTGGAGATGTCTTGGGACAAATGCCTAGAACTTCTTCAAGACAGGAGCTGGCATAGTGGTTCCTGAGACCACAGCTTCCTGGAGTGAATGTGGAAATGGGTCATTTGATCCATTTCAGTGTGTCCAAGACTCTGCAGGGGAGCCCTGGGTTAGTTCTTGTGAGGTGAAGTGTGCAGGCTTGGTCCCCAAGGACAGTGTCTGAGCCCACAATCCTGATCCTAAAccttcttgaatttttaaatcaaCGTCTCTCCTCTCCAGCTGGGGACACGCGGGGAGAGGGCTGTATTGTAGTACAGTGCTTATTGTAGTCGAGGTATCTCGCAGTTGAGTAACATTTTATTACCGGGAAGGGGGGTGTCCACCCAGCCAATCCCCAGGATGGCACATGTTGCCTTTGCAAACAGCCCCACAATGGTGGCTGTTCTCTGCCTGAAACATGAGCAGCCCCTTCTCATAGCTATGGTCACGGGAGGGCTGAGGGACTACCAGCTCTTTATTCGCAGAGAGGAGTGAGGGTCAAGAGCTGATGCTCCTCTTGTGAAGAGAACAGTTTATCACCTCTCAGCTTCAACTGTGTAGAAGCTCAGTTGCTCCTGGCCAAGGCTCAGGAGTGAGGTCAAGAGTGACCCCTTTCACAGCATCGAGTAGCATGTCCACCTGCAGAACAACTGTTCAGCTCACAAGGCACCATCCTCAGCCGCTGTCCTGGGTGGAGCTGGGAGGGAGGCGCCTGTTGGGACCCCTGAGGGCTGTGGgccctggggagggaggagactGTGGGTCTGAGGTGTGGAGGATGTAATATGAATCGGGTCAGAAGTCCCTGCTGTGACAAAGGTCAGAGGTGTGGTATGGTGAGGAGTCAGGTATTGCAGTGCCAGTGAACCAGGAGGCGGCTCTGCTTCCTTTCAGAGGACCCCAAGCCACATGCTGCCCCTATAGCTTCTGCCAAACCCACATCTGGAGGAGGTGAGGTACCCACGACTCCTCCACCTTGGTCCTCAGCCAGCACGACCCTGGTCTTGGCTGTCTGAATACGTGACAACTGAACTGCGTGGGGAAGGCCGAAACACCTTAGGGTACTGAACTTGTCACTGAGATGAGCTAGTTTACAGTGTGACTTGAGGAAAAATggcaagtaaaaaaagaaaactctgaaaCATAAGTTACAGACATTCAGTGCCTCCTAGCAGAGTCTAAACCAAATCTGGGAAAAAACCAAACCCcacaaaaaaggtaaaaattgcTAAAATGTTGGAAAAATTATTGGGTGGAGACAGGTATCTATACTTCTCTAAAAAacgtcttttttttctcttatattaaaaagcaaaacatcaGCTTTATATTCTTAAAGTCTCCTTTCCTGATTTGGGAGATAGATAGGTGTGTTTCTAAGGCGGCTGCCCCAGGACACCCAAGGGGAGTCACAGAGGCAGCAGCTCAATGCCCTGAAGGTGAACGAGAAACAAAGTCCAGTGCAGAAACTGTCCATCTGGTGCAGCTTGGAGAATCCGTGGCAGAGCAGCCGGGGCAGGAGGTGGGGGCGCTGTGGGTTAGGGGGACGTAGGTAATGGAGAGGAAGGGGTCGGGGGTAGAGAATAGGGAGTCTCAAGTCACTTCAGATCTCAGCTGCCTCAACATTTCACAAGCTTCTCCCAATCTGCACACCTGAAGATGGAGTCCTTAGAGCCCCTGCCAGAGAAAAGGCGaaacttctccctcttccccagttGCTCGGCTTTCCTGGCACACCCAGCTCAATGCACACGAGTCTGCAAGCAGGCGTGTGCATATGCAccagggttgtgtgtgtgtgcatgtgtgtgcgggCTTCTCTGGCCATGCAGGTGAACATGAAACCCTCCATACCCTACATCCATGGCCTGTGCGCTTGGACACTTGTGCACACGTGTGGGTgtggacacacatgcacacacacactaaaaaagCACTTAATTTCCAGGGGGCATTTATAATGAGGTCCACAGTGTTTAGAacttaaattccttttctttgtgacagtgttgtgtggtttttttctaatgtttcttttctttttgtttcatttgctttttaaagtttttttttctgaagtaatGTCTTAAAGCATGTTGGATTTGAGAAACATGAGTTTGTTCATGTCTTCTGGACTGAGCAGTCGCCTCCTTTTGATCAGAAGTGCTTGTTCACACATATTTACACACCCGCTTCGAGCCCCCACAGCTGGAACTGCCAGGAGCCAGAAGGCAAGCTTGGCAAGTTTCGTGTGCTTTTGGGTCACGCACGACCAGTACTGGAAGAGATCGGGGGTGGCCTGGAAGAGGGGTTCCTGCAGGTAATCATACACTTCATTCTTCCCCAGCCGGTCGTCCTCCTGAGCTGTGGCGTGCTCGCCAGTGGCAGAGCGGGGCTTCTTGGCGGCAGGTTCAAAGTCGGCCTCCTCAGCCCAGGACTCCTTCACCTCATTGATGAGCTCGCAGACCTTGCCGATGATCTCCTCGTGCTGGTAGGGTGGCACAGGCCGTAGTTTCTGCTGTGGGTCCAGGATCATGGCCACTTTGTGGGCCGGGTGCACCTTGAAGTTCTCCTTGAGCGCCTCCAGGAAGAGGTGGCACAGCTTGCTGACAGTGCCCGCGTCATTGGCCTTGGCCGTGAACAGCTTCTCCAGCCGGACGTAGGTGGGCAGCACTAGCTGCAGGGTGGGCTGGCTCTCGTTGCTCAGCTCGATGACCGCCTGCTTCACAGGTGTCAGGATGGCGGCCAGGTTGCTCAGCAGGTGCTTGTTGAGGCTCTGGATGAGGTTCATCTTCTTGGCCCGGCTGTAGAACTCACAGATCTGCTCATAGCGCTCATGCACCAGCAGCAGCGAGTCTGTTACCGAGTTCCAGCAGGGAGGCGGTGACGTCTCCTCCAGTGACCCAAAGGTCTCCTTGGCGAGGCCCGTGGAGCCTGCCAGGTCCTCACACACGTTGAGCAGCTCGATGACCTCATGCATGCTGCGGGCCTGCAGCGTCCGCTTGCTCAGCACACTCTGCACCACCGAGTTCAAGGCACAGGCTGAGCAGCGAAGGCACATGCCGGCCTTGGAGAAGGCGGACGTGCTCACCCGGCAGTCCGTCACGTACACCGTCCGGATCTCCGACATCACAAACTCGGACAGCACGTTCTGTACCCAGTGGTGCACCAGGTCACCACTGTCACGAATGTCTGCACCCTTCACACCCAGCACGTAGCTCTTGATGTGGTTGCCCTCAGCCTGATAGGCTGTGAGGATGTAGCAGGAGTCTGGGCCCACACTCTGGGAGTGGCAGGTGACCCCAATGCCCAGGCAGGCGTTGCTGCCCAGGGCGCACGTCACCTTCACCTTCACCTGGTTGTACATACGTGGCAGGTGCTTCAGTGCCAGCGTGTTAAAGTTGCCCAAGATCTCAGTGACTGAGAAGGCTCCATAGCGGGCACCACTGTCTACCAAGGTCTGGGCCAGCTTGAGGAACTCCTTCCCACTGACCACGCTCAGAGCACCCAAGTCGGCACACATGACCCGCAGCAGCCGCTCTGCAATGTTCTGCCGTTCTTTCTCTGGGATCATGCTGTTGGGGGTTAGACCACTGGTCGTGG
Above is a genomic segment from Castor canadensis chromosome 13, mCasCan1.hap1v2, whole genome shotgun sequence containing:
- the Znf618 gene encoding zinc finger protein 618 isoform X18 — its product is MSQPGGAAAPQADGASAAGRKSTASRERLKRSQKNTKVEGPEPVPAEASLSAEQGTMTEVKVKTELPDDYIQEVIWQGEAKEEKKAVSKDGTGDVPAEICVVIGGVRNQQTLDGKAPEGNPHGGSVRSRYSGSWIFDQALRYASGSYECGICGKKYKYYNCFQTHVRAHRDTEATSGEGASQSNNFRYTCDICGKKYKYYSCFQEHRDLHAVDVFSVEGAPENRADPFDQGVVATDEVKEEPPEPFQKIGPTNNITSDIFKKKEVRQSQKRETGNYTCEFCGKQYKYYTPYQEHVALHAPIKSAFSRRVEGKAQNHFEETNSSSQNSSEPYTCGACGIQFQFYNNLLEHMQSHAADNENNIAANQSRSPPAVAEEKWKPQAQRNSHNNTTTSGLTPNSMIPEKERQNIAERLLRVMCADLGALSVVSGKEFLKLAQTLVDSGARYGAFSVTEILGNFNTLALKHLPRMYNQVKVKVTCALGSNACLGIGVTCHSQSVGPDSCYILTAYQAEGNHIKSYVLGVKGADIRDSGDLVHHWVQNVLSEFVMSEIRTVYVTDCRVSTSAFSKAGMCLRCSACALNSVVQSVLSKRTLQARSMHEVIELLNVCEDLAGSTGLAKETFGSLEETSPPPCWNSVTDSLLLVHERYEQICEFYSRAKKMNLIQSLNKHLLSNLAAILTPVKQAVIELSNESQPTLQLVLPTYVRLEKLFTAKANDAGTVSKLCHLFLEALKENFKVHPAHKVAMILDPQQKLRPVPPYQHEEIIGKVCELINEVKESWAEEADFEPAAKKPRSATGEHATAQEDDRLGKNEVYDYLQEPLFQATPDLFQYWSCVTQKHTKLAKLAFWLLAVPAVGARSGCVNMCEQALLIKRRRLLSPEDMNKLMFLKSNML
- the Znf618 gene encoding zinc finger protein 618 isoform X10, producing the protein MSQPGGAAAPQADGASAAGRKSTASRERLKRSQKNTKVEGPEPVPAEASLSAEQGTMTEVKVKTELPDDYIQEVIWQGEAKEEKKAVSKDGTGDVPAEICVVIGGVRNQQTLDGKAPEGNPHGGSVRSRYSGSWIFDQALRYASGSYECGICGKKYKYYNCFQTHVRAHRDTEATSGEGASQSNNFRYTCDICGKKYKYYSCFQEHRDLHAVDVFSVEGAPENRADPFDQGVVATDEVKEEPPEPFQKIGPKTGNYTCEFCGKQYKYYTPYQEHVALHAPISTAPGWEPPDDPDTGSECSHPEVTPSPRFVAAKTQTNQSGKKAPASVVRCATLLHRTPPATQTQTFRTPNSGSPASKATAAESAFSRRVEGKAQNHFEETNSSSQNSSEPYTCGACGIQFQFYNNLLEHMQSHAADNENNIAANQSRSPPAVAEEKWKPQAQRNSHNNTTTSGLTPNSMIPEKERQNIAERLLRVMCADLGALSVVSGKEFLKLAQTLVDSGARYGAFSVTEILGNFNTLALKHLPRMYNQVKVKVTCALGSNACLGIGVTCHSQSVGPDSCYILTAYQAEGNHIKSYVLGVKGADIRDSGDLVHHWVQNVLSEFVMSEIRTVYVTDCRVSTSAFSKAGMCLRCSACALNSVVQSVLSKRTLQARSMHEVIELLNVCEDLAGSTGLAKETFGSLEETSPPPCWNSVTDSLLLVHERYEQICEFYSRAKKMNLIQSLNKHLLSNLAAILTPVKQAVIELSNESQPTLQLVLPTYVRLEKLFTAKANDAGTVSKLCHLFLEALKENFKVHPAHKVAMILDPQQKLRPVPPYQHEEIIGKVCELINEVKESWAEEADFEPAAKKPRSATGEHATAQEDDRLGKNEVYDYLQEPLFQATPDLFQYWSCVTQKHTKLAKLAFWLLAVPAVGARSGCVNMCEQALLIKRRRLLSPEDMNKLMFLKSNML
- the Znf618 gene encoding zinc finger protein 618 isoform X2 yields the protein MSQPGGAAAPQADGASAAGRKSTASRERLKRSQKNTKVEGPEPVPAEASLSAEQGTMTEVKVKTELPDDYIQEVIWQGEAKEEKKAVSKDGTGDVPAEICVVIGGVRNQQTLDGKAPEGNPHGGSVRSRYSGSWIFDQALRYASGSYECGICGKKYKYYNCFQTHVRAHRDTEATSGEGASQSNNFRYTCDICGKKYKYYSCFQEHRDLHAVDVFSVEGAPENRADPFDQGVVATDEVKEEPPEPFQKIGPTNNITSDIFKKKEVRQSQKRETGNYTCEFCGKQYKYYTPYQEHVALHAPISTAPGWEPPDDPDTGSECSHPEVTPSPRFVAAKTQTNQSGKKAPASVVRCATLLHRTPPATQTQTFRTPNSGSPASKATAESAFSRRVEGKAQNHFEETNSSSQNSSETASPLISNPFPLLQKPYTCGACGIQFQFYNNLLEHMQSHAADNENNIAANQSRSPPAVAEEKWKPQAQRNSHNNTTTSGLTPNSMIPEKERQNIAERLLRVMCADLGALSVVSGKEFLKLAQTLVDSGARYGAFSVTEILGNFNTLALKHLPRMYNQVKVKVTCALGSNACLGIGVTCHSQSVGPDSCYILTAYQAEGNHIKSYVLGVKGADIRDSGDLVHHWVQNVLSEFVMSEIRTVYVTDCRVSTSAFSKAGMCLRCSACALNSVVQSVLSKRTLQARSMHEVIELLNVCEDLAGSTGLAKETFGSLEETSPPPCWNSVTDSLLLVHERYEQICEFYSRAKKMNLIQSLNKHLLSNLAAILTPVKQAVIELSNESQPTLQLVLPTYVRLEKLFTAKANDAGTVSKLCHLFLEALKENFKVHPAHKVAMILDPQQKLRPVPPYQHEEIIGKVCELINEVKESWAEEADFEPAAKKPRSATGEHATAQEDDRLGKNEVYDYLQEPLFQATPDLFQYWSCVTQKHTKLAKLAFWLLAVPAVGARSGCVNMCEQALLIKRRRLLSPEDMNKLMFLKSNML
- the Znf618 gene encoding zinc finger protein 618 isoform X6, whose amino-acid sequence is MSQPGGAAAPQADGASAAGRKSTASRERLKRSQKNTKVEGPEPVPAEASLSAEQGTMTEVKVKTELPDDYIQEVIWQGEAKEEKKAVSKDGTGDVPAEICVVIGGVRNQQTLDGKAPEGNPHGGSVRSRYSGSWIFDQALRYASGSYECGICGKKYKYYNCFQTHVRAHRDTEATSGEGASQSNNFRYTCDICGKKYKYYSCFQEHRDLHAVDVFSVEGAPENRADPFDQGVVATDEVKEEPPEPFQKIGPTNNITSDIFKKKEVRQSQKRETGNYTCEFCGKQYKYYTPYQEHVALHAPISTAPGWEPPDDPDTGSECSHPEVTPSPRFVAAKTQTNQSGKKAPASVVRCATLLHRTPPATQTQTFRTPNSGSPASKATAESAFSRRVEGKAQNHFEETNSSSQNSSEPYTCGACGIQFQFYNNLLEHMQSHAADNENNIAANQSRSPPAVAEEKWKPQAQRNSHNNTTTSGLTPNSMIPEKERQNIAERLLRVMCADLGALSVVSGKEFLKLAQTLVDSGARYGAFSVTEILGNFNTLALKHLPRMYNQVKVKVTCALGSNACLGIGVTCHSQSVGPDSCYILTAYQAEGNHIKSYVLGVKGADIRDSGDLVHHWVQNVLSEFVMSEIRTVYVTDCRVSTSAFSKAGMCLRCSACALNSVVQSVLSKRTLQARSMHEVIELLNVCEDLAGSTGLAKETFGSLEETSPPPCWNSVTDSLLLVHERYEQICEFYSRAKKMNLIQSLNKHLLSNLAAILTPVKQAVIELSNESQPTLQLVLPTYVRLEKLFTAKANDAGTVSKLCHLFLEALKENFKVHPAHKVAMILDPQQKLRPVPPYQHEEIIGKVCELINEVKESWAEEADFEPAAKKPRSATGEHATAQEDDRLGKNEVYDYLQEPLFQATPDLFQYWSCVTQKHTKLAKLAFWLLAVPAVGARSGCVNMCEQALLIKRRRLLSPEDMNKLMFLKSNML
- the Znf618 gene encoding zinc finger protein 618 isoform X11; this encodes MSQPGGAAAPQADGASAAGRKSTASRERLKRSQKNTKVEGPEPVPAEASLSAEQGTMTEVKVKTELPDDYIQEVIWQGEAKEEKKAVSKDGTGDVPAEICVVIGGVRNQQTLDGKAPEGNPHGGSVRSRYSGSWIFDQALRYASGSYECGICGKKYKYYNCFQTHVRAHRDTEATSGEGASQSNNFRYTCDICGKKYKYYSCFQEHRDLHAVDVFSVEGAPENRADPFDQGVVATDEVKEEPPEPFQKIGPKTGNYTCEFCGKQYKYYTPYQEHVALHAPISTAPGWEPPDDPDTGSECSHPEVTPSPRFVAAKTQTNQSGKKAPASVVRCATLLHRTPPATQTQTFRTPNSGSPASKATAESAFSRRVEGKAQNHFEETNSSSQNSSEPYTCGACGIQFQFYNNLLEHMQSHAADNENNIAANQSRSPPAVAEEKWKPQAQRNSHNNTTTSGLTPNSMIPEKERQNIAERLLRVMCADLGALSVVSGKEFLKLAQTLVDSGARYGAFSVTEILGNFNTLALKHLPRMYNQVKVKVTCALGSNACLGIGVTCHSQSVGPDSCYILTAYQAEGNHIKSYVLGVKGADIRDSGDLVHHWVQNVLSEFVMSEIRTVYVTDCRVSTSAFSKAGMCLRCSACALNSVVQSVLSKRTLQARSMHEVIELLNVCEDLAGSTGLAKETFGSLEETSPPPCWNSVTDSLLLVHERYEQICEFYSRAKKMNLIQSLNKHLLSNLAAILTPVKQAVIELSNESQPTLQLVLPTYVRLEKLFTAKANDAGTVSKLCHLFLEALKENFKVHPAHKVAMILDPQQKLRPVPPYQHEEIIGKVCELINEVKESWAEEADFEPAAKKPRSATGEHATAQEDDRLGKNEVYDYLQEPLFQATPDLFQYWSCVTQKHTKLAKLAFWLLAVPAVGARSGCVNMCEQALLIKRRRLLSPEDMNKLMFLKSNML
- the Znf618 gene encoding zinc finger protein 618 isoform X16, with product MSQPGGAAAPQADGASAAGRKSTASRERLKRSQKNTKVEGPEPVPAEASLSAEQGTMTEVKVKTELPDDYIQEVIWQGEAKEEKKAVSKDGTGDVPAEICVVIGGVRNQQTLDGKAPEGNPHGGSVRSRYSGSWIFDQALRYASGSYECGICGKKYKYYNCFQTHVRAHRDTEATSGEGASQSNNFRYTCDICGKKYKYYSCFQEHRDLHAVDVFSVEGAPENRADPFDQGVVATDEVKEEPPEPFQKIGPTNNITSDIFKKKEVRQSQKRETGNYTCEFCGKQYKYYTPYQEHVALHAPIKSAFSRRVEGKAQNHFEETNSSSQNSSETASPLISNPFPLLQKPYTCGACGIQFQFYNNLLEHMQSHAADNENNIAANQSRSPPAVAEEKWKPQAQRNSHNNTTTSGLTPNSMIPEKERQNIAERLLRVMCADLGALSVVSGKEFLKLAQTLVDSGARYGAFSVTEILGNFNTLALKHLPRMYNQVKVKVTCALGSNACLGIGVTCHSQSVGPDSCYILTAYQAEGNHIKSYVLGVKGADIRDSGDLVHHWVQNVLSEFVMSEIRTVYVTDCRVSTSAFSKAGMCLRCSACALNSVVQSVLSKRTLQARSMHEVIELLNVCEDLAGSTGLAKETFGSLEETSPPPCWNSVTDSLLLVHERYEQICEFYSRAKKMNLIQSLNKHLLSNLAAILTPVKQAVIELSNESQPTLQLVLPTYVRLEKLFTAKANDAGTVSKLCHLFLEALKENFKVHPAHKVAMILDPQQKLRPVPPYQHEEIIGKVCELINEVKESWAEEADFEPAAKKPRSATGEHATAQEDDRLGKNEVYDYLQEPLFQATPDLFQYWSCVTQKHTKLAKLAFWLLAVPAVGARSGCVNMCEQALLIKRRRLLSPEDMNKLMFLKSNML
- the Znf618 gene encoding zinc finger protein 618 isoform X3 — protein: MADGASAAGRKSTASRERLKRSQKNTKVEGPEPVPAEASLSAEQGTMTEVKVKTELPDDYIQEVIWQGEAKEEKKAVSKDGTGDVPAEICVVIGGVRNQQTLDGKAPEGNPHGGSVRSRYSGSWIFDQALRYASGSYECGICGKKYKYYNCFQTHVRAHRDTEATSGEGASQSNNFRYTCDICGKKYKYYSCFQEHRDLHAVDVFSVEGAPENRADPFDQGVVATDEVKEEPPEPFQKIGPTNNITSDIFKKKEVRQSQKRETGNYTCEFCGKQYKYYTPYQEHVALHAPISTAPGWEPPDDPDTGSECSHPEVTPSPRFVAAKTQTNQSGKKAPASVVRCATLLHRTPPATQTQTFRTPNSGSPASKATAAESAFSRRVEGKAQNHFEETNSSSQNSSETASPLISNPFPLLQKPYTCGACGIQFQFYNNLLEHMQSHAADNENNIAANQSRSPPAVAEEKWKPQAQRNSHNNTTTSGLTPNSMIPEKERQNIAERLLRVMCADLGALSVVSGKEFLKLAQTLVDSGARYGAFSVTEILGNFNTLALKHLPRMYNQVKVKVTCALGSNACLGIGVTCHSQSVGPDSCYILTAYQAEGNHIKSYVLGVKGADIRDSGDLVHHWVQNVLSEFVMSEIRTVYVTDCRVSTSAFSKAGMCLRCSACALNSVVQSVLSKRTLQARSMHEVIELLNVCEDLAGSTGLAKETFGSLEETSPPPCWNSVTDSLLLVHERYEQICEFYSRAKKMNLIQSLNKHLLSNLAAILTPVKQAVIELSNESQPTLQLVLPTYVRLEKLFTAKANDAGTVSKLCHLFLEALKENFKVHPAHKVAMILDPQQKLRPVPPYQHEEIIGKVCELINEVKESWAEEADFEPAAKKPRSATGEHATAQEDDRLGKNEVYDYLQEPLFQATPDLFQYWSCVTQKHTKLAKLAFWLLAVPAVGARSGCVNMCEQALLIKRRRLLSPEDMNKLMFLKSNML
- the Znf618 gene encoding zinc finger protein 618 isoform X15, which gives rise to MSQPGGAAAPQADGASAAGRKSTASRERLKRSQKNTKVEGPEPVPAEASLSAEQGTMTEVKVKTELPDDYIQEVIWQGEAKEEKKAVSKDGTGDVPAEICVVIGGVRNQQTLDGKAPEGNPHGGSVRSRYSGSWIFDQALRYASGSYECGICGKKYKYYNCFQTHVRAHRDTEATSGEGASQSNNFRYTCDICGKKYKYYSCFQEHRDLHAVDVFSVEGAPENRADPFDQGVVATDEVKEEPPEPFQKIGPTNNITSDIFKKKEVRQSQKRETGNYTCEFCGKQYKYYTPYQEHVALHAPITESAFSRRVEGKAQNHFEETNSSSQNSSETASPLISNPFPLLQKPYTCGACGIQFQFYNNLLEHMQSHAADNENNIAANQSRSPPAVAEEKWKPQAQRNSHNNTTTSGLTPNSMIPEKERQNIAERLLRVMCADLGALSVVSGKEFLKLAQTLVDSGARYGAFSVTEILGNFNTLALKHLPRMYNQVKVKVTCALGSNACLGIGVTCHSQSVGPDSCYILTAYQAEGNHIKSYVLGVKGADIRDSGDLVHHWVQNVLSEFVMSEIRTVYVTDCRVSTSAFSKAGMCLRCSACALNSVVQSVLSKRTLQARSMHEVIELLNVCEDLAGSTGLAKETFGSLEETSPPPCWNSVTDSLLLVHERYEQICEFYSRAKKMNLIQSLNKHLLSNLAAILTPVKQAVIELSNESQPTLQLVLPTYVRLEKLFTAKANDAGTVSKLCHLFLEALKENFKVHPAHKVAMILDPQQKLRPVPPYQHEEIIGKVCELINEVKESWAEEADFEPAAKKPRSATGEHATAQEDDRLGKNEVYDYLQEPLFQATPDLFQYWSCVTQKHTKLAKLAFWLLAVPAVGARSGCVNMCEQALLIKRRRLLSPEDMNKLMFLKSNML
- the Znf618 gene encoding zinc finger protein 618 isoform X5, which gives rise to MSQPGGAAAPQADGASAAGRKSTASRERLKRSQKNTKVEGPEPVPAEASLSAEQGTMTEVKVKTELPDDYIQEVIWQGEAKEEKKAVSKDGTGDVPAEICVVIGGVRNQQTLDGKAPEGNPHGGSVRSRYSGSWIFDQALRYASGSYECGICGKKYKYYNCFQTHVRAHRDTEATSGEGASQSNNFRYTCDICGKKYKYYSCFQEHRDLHAVDVFSVEGAPENRADPFDQGVVATDEVKEEPPEPFQKIGPTNNITSDIFKKKEVRQSQKRETGNYTCEFCGKQYKYYTPYQEHVALHAPISTAPGWEPPDDPDTGSECSHPEVTPSPRFVAAKTQTNQSGKKAPASVVRCATLLHRTPPATQTQTFRTPNSGSPASKATAAESAFSRRVEGKAQNHFEETNSSSQNSSEPYTCGACGIQFQFYNNLLEHMQSHAADNENNIAANQSRSPPAVAEEKWKPQAQRNSHNNTTTSGLTPNSMIPEKERQNIAERLLRVMCADLGALSVVSGKEFLKLAQTLVDSGARYGAFSVTEILGNFNTLALKHLPRMYNQVKVKVTCALGSNACLGIGVTCHSQSVGPDSCYILTAYQAEGNHIKSYVLGVKGADIRDSGDLVHHWVQNVLSEFVMSEIRTVYVTDCRVSTSAFSKAGMCLRCSACALNSVVQSVLSKRTLQARSMHEVIELLNVCEDLAGSTGLAKETFGSLEETSPPPCWNSVTDSLLLVHERYEQICEFYSRAKKMNLIQSLNKHLLSNLAAILTPVKQAVIELSNESQPTLQLVLPTYVRLEKLFTAKANDAGTVSKLCHLFLEALKENFKVHPAHKVAMILDPQQKLRPVPPYQHEEIIGKVCELINEVKESWAEEADFEPAAKKPRSATGEHATAQEDDRLGKNEVYDYLQEPLFQATPDLFQYWSCVTQKHTKLAKLAFWLLAVPAVGARSGCVNMCEQALLIKRRRLLSPEDMNKLMFLKSNML
- the Znf618 gene encoding zinc finger protein 618 isoform X17; amino-acid sequence: MSQPGGAAAPQADGASAAGRKSTASRERLKRSQKNTKVEGPEPVPAEASLSAEQGTMTEVKVKTELPDDYIQEVIWQGEAKEEKKAVSKDGTGDVPAEICVVIGGVRNQQTLDGKAPEGNPHGGSVRSRYSGSWIFDQALRYASGSYECGICGKKYKYYNCFQTHVRAHRDTEATSGEGASQSNNFRYTCDICGKKYKYYSCFQEHRDLHAVDVFSVEGAPENRADPFDQGVVATDEVKEEPPEPFQKIGPTNNITSDIFKKKEVRQSQKRETGNYTCEFCGKQYKYYTPYQEHVALHAPITESAFSRRVEGKAQNHFEETNSSSQNSSEPYTCGACGIQFQFYNNLLEHMQSHAADNENNIAANQSRSPPAVAEEKWKPQAQRNSHNNTTTSGLTPNSMIPEKERQNIAERLLRVMCADLGALSVVSGKEFLKLAQTLVDSGARYGAFSVTEILGNFNTLALKHLPRMYNQVKVKVTCALGSNACLGIGVTCHSQSVGPDSCYILTAYQAEGNHIKSYVLGVKGADIRDSGDLVHHWVQNVLSEFVMSEIRTVYVTDCRVSTSAFSKAGMCLRCSACALNSVVQSVLSKRTLQARSMHEVIELLNVCEDLAGSTGLAKETFGSLEETSPPPCWNSVTDSLLLVHERYEQICEFYSRAKKMNLIQSLNKHLLSNLAAILTPVKQAVIELSNESQPTLQLVLPTYVRLEKLFTAKANDAGTVSKLCHLFLEALKENFKVHPAHKVAMILDPQQKLRPVPPYQHEEIIGKVCELINEVKESWAEEADFEPAAKKPRSATGEHATAQEDDRLGKNEVYDYLQEPLFQATPDLFQYWSCVTQKHTKLAKLAFWLLAVPAVGARSGCVNMCEQALLIKRRRLLSPEDMNKLMFLKSNML